The Lycium ferocissimum isolate CSIRO_LF1 chromosome 8, AGI_CSIRO_Lferr_CH_V1, whole genome shotgun sequence DNA segment aacatcaAATAACATGGAGCAGAGAGAGTCGTAATTAACATAATGTAATTCAAAATGTAGTTTATGAACTCTAAAAAAAATAACTCTAAAAATGCTATTACTACAATTTCTAGTTAAACATTTAATACCACGTACTCCCTCCGGTCCATTTTACTTATCGTCCTTACTTAGAAATGATGGTCCAAATTATTCCAAAATAGTTGTCATTTTATTAAAAACCAGGATATAATTAATTACTTAGTTTTCACCTTTAACTTTATCACTAAAAGTGAAGAGAGATTAATGTGGAAAAAAGAGAGTAGTATTAAATAGAGGTTTAAGAATACATAAGGATAATTGAGGGCCCGTtcggacatgatttgaaatcaggttgatttgaagttgaattttggtttggacatgcaatttggaattcttaagttgtatttttctcataaacatgaaaaccaCATAATTTGTGAAAATTATTAAAACTTCTCCAATTCTTAAACAATCTTTCCCAAAACGAGCAAATCATAGTTCGTGACAAAGTGTAATACGCTACCAGAAgacttttctaaaaaatacagcATTTATTGATGGAGCTTTAGTTCACTAAAAAAGAAAACTGAACTGAGTTATAGTTTaattactctttaatataattctcCCACATAGTACGAAAAATCTCTTCACGTCAAGCATACATTCCCTATCAGAGTAAATATAATTATGTTTAGTAAGAGTAAATATGGTTCGTTGATATTCTTATgaatttctttttataaaatataaatttatgggtcaagttttacttttgaggaaaaaaaaaattaaatcacaACTAGAAATTTGAATTCCTACTTTTTGGAGAATttaggatttgaaatcatgatttatcGTTGAAGTATAAATTTTGTGCAGATTAGATAAACAAACGatgatttcaaatcaaaacTTGAAATTGGGGTCCTAAATCCTTTCGCCAAATGCCTATTTAATCAAATCAcccttctaattaatattttttaaggtgCGCGTCAAAAaatatgacaagtaaaatggatCGAAGAGAgtattaattgttagactaaAAAATGAATAGTAATTTGCTTGACCTTGGTATTTGTAGTAGTAAAAAACTAGAATTATGATGAGAGATTAGGAACACAAAGATTGTACAAATATGATCATATAGATTCATATACACCATCACTCATTCTctccttactttctttctcCCCAATGGTCATTTATGGGCCCCACCCCCTACCCCCACACCTCTCCCACCCCCTACTCCAACaaccccttttcttttttaacttttgcccACACCCCAtccacccaaccccaccccaccccctcaTCTCCACCCTTGTCTCtttcatcttttttattttccattacAGCTtttccctcactctctctcaAAAACCCCAACACTTTTCTGCAAAAAAGCTAAACAcacagccaaaaaaaaaaaaaaaaaaaatccccacAAAGCCACTTCTTTTACCACACCCTTTTTCTCACTTAGCTCATTTTTAAGCTAggttttctttaattttgcctTATAACCACAATGCAATAGTTTTACTCCccattttttcacaaatagcCACTATGGTGAAGTTCTCAACTTTGATTCTCGCAGTTCTGCTTCTTTCTGTTATTTTCTGTAATGTTTCAGCTACACCATCACCTACAAGTGAGTGTGTTACATTCTTAAATTTTCTGCATGTATTTATTACTCTTCTAGAAGTTTCTGCCATTCTTGATCTGTtgtttttttacttttacttgttttaaTGGTGTTACTGTTTTTGGTAAACAGAAATTGTAAATGGGGTTGTTTCAAATGCTGTTACTAAGCTGATGAAATGGGTATGGTCACTTAAAGCCAGTAGTAAAACAGGTATGGATCtcttttgatgttgttattcttgttataGTGCACACATTGATTTTTAGTTTTGGTAAATgggttgaaaaaataaaattattttgggaaattacACTCTATGTCCACTGGGAGAAAAAAATTTACGCCGCGtagcccatattttgagtttgttacccgatttagcccatatttgtacttttatacaaggttgttgatacattatgtaaaATGCTTTTCCCCGAAGTATAATGTTGCATAACATTGTATAATTTTGTATATTGGGCTACTTGGcgtaccccacaaaggtagcaaggtctgcgtacatcctaccctccccagaccgcATTTGTAGGATTACATTgggcatattgttgttgttgggttgcgtggcgtaatattttatgttggaatgtatatttttgaaaatatcttAGATGATTATTGGTGATTGATGGTGTTTTGCAGTGATTTCTGGGAGACCAATGATGAAATTTGAGAGTGGGTATAGTGTGGAGACAGTGTTTGATGGAAGCAAACTTGGAATTGAGCCTTATTCTGTGGAGATTATGTCTAGTGGGGAGCTACTGATTTTGGATTCTGCTAATAGTAATCTTTACAAGATCTCTTCCTCTTTGTCTCAGTGTAAgttcttttttggttttggtGTTTTTTTGGCTATTCTAGTTAATTAGTGGTCAATCTTGAGTTTTATGTTTCTGGTGTATCTTTTGGTTTTAGTTTTCTCTTGCCTGTGAAAGAACCATGATTTCAGTCAGACATTGTACTGAGTTTTAGCTCATAGAGTTTAGCACATTTTGGCTTCATGTGCCTGGTGCATTCTGTCCTTGTTAATAACGCTATGTAATTTGTGAATCCTTGTGACTCTCTTTTTGAGTAGTCCACTGAGTGTTTGCACATCaatattttgcataattttGTTTAGAATGTGTAGTATTGCTGATCTTGCTTTTGTGTTGGCTATTAACACCAGCAACTTTGTAAAAGATGCTTTGCTTTTACCATTTGATTCTCCATGTCTGCTGCAAATGCATTTGCTCTATTTTCTGTACTGACTTTTTTCTTGcaaataatttttgatatttcTTTTCTAATTGTTTTTCCTTGAAGCTTCTTTGTGGGACTTTCCTAATTTGTCTAACTGAGCAAATTTAACAGACACCAGACCTAGGTTGGTGGCTGGATCAGCTGACGGATACTCTGGTCATGTTGATGGAAAATTACGGGAGGCAAGAATGAACCATCCGAAAGGTCTTACTCTTGATGACAGAGGGAATATCTACATAGCAGATACTGAAAACATGGTAATTAGGAAGATAAGTGATGCAGGTAATTTACTAAACTCTGTTTGTAACAAAGACTTCGGAGACATTGTTTTGCTTGTTAGTGACCATTATGCGTGCATATCTTTTTAAAATCTCCAAATTTCTGGTCATCTAACTCTTGATAAAGTTGGATGATTCCTAAAATCTCTTTTTGGTATCCCTTAGTTCTAATACCATCAAATCTAAGATATGAAATTTCTTTGTCCAGGGATCACAACAATTGCTGGTGGTAAATGGAGCCGTGGAGGTGGGCATGTTGATGGACCGAGTGAagatgcaaaattctctaatgATTTTGATGTGGTCTATATGGGAAGCAGTTGTTCCCTTCTTGTCATAGACAGGGGAAATAAAGCGATACGGGAGATCCAACTTCATTTTGAAGACTGTGCTTATCAGTATGATAGTGGTTTTCCTCTAGGTTAGTAACTTTGTCCTATTACTATGTACAATGTGTTTCAGTTGAACGAGTTATTGAAAAAGAAGATATGCCACAGGAATTGCTGTGCTTTTGGCTGCTGGCTTCTTTGGTTACATGCTAGCATTGCTACAACGAAGGGTTGGTACCATGGTATCTCCGGAAGAAGTGAGTATCAAGTTCCTTAACTCTTATGCTTCAAGTCAGATAACTTCTTAAGCATTTTAATCGGACTTGGATTAAGAACTTAGACACCCTTCTTCCGCATCTAGGTTTGCCTATTTATATACTGCTTAGAAATCACTGTAACAGGTTTTAGGAAAATAGTTCTCACATGTTCATATGGCAATTGGTTGTTAGCAAGTTAAAAGATGATGAGACAAACTTTTTATGACTTCCACATGGTACCTGATTTGTGTCTGATTTTATAACATCCTGCACCTTTCCATACGTGATCTCATTCactcctttctcttctttcttcttgaagGATCAGAACACATCCATTTTCACCGAAGAATATCAGAAGCCAATGAAATTATCAGTAAGGCCTCCCCTAATTCCAACTGAAGGTGAGGAGGAGAAGCAAGAAGAAAGCATGTCTGGATCTCTAGGAAAGCTAATCACGCGTACTGGAGCATCAGTTTCGGAAATTTTAGGAGGTGTGTTTCCAATGTTCAAAAGGTTGCCTTTGAACCATCAGTATCAACAGCAACAGTTGCAGCAACAGTTACAGCAACAGCAGTATCAGCAATACCCATGGCCGGTACAGGACAGCTTTGTAATTCCAAAAGAAGATGAGCCCCCGTCCATCGACCCCAGAACCCCTACTCCACGAAAGACTTATGCGTTCATGTCCAAAGATTCTGAAAAAATGCAACAGCTGAAACAAAGCCGTGCTATTTATGGTGGTGGATGGAATCCTGactttcaacaacaacaccaacagcAGACTCAGAAGCATCTAAATCATCATCAGTATCATTCATCTGGACCTCAAACATTCTACGAGCAAAGCTCAGATAATACTAAGGAAGTAGTTTTCGGGGCAGTCCAAGAACAAGGGCAACGTGAGACAGTGATAAAGCCGTTGGACCATGCAAATCCTGTTTATGATCGTCACAATGTTCGTTCTCGATTCAACTCTGCTGGATATTCTCAAGGCTATTAATCAATTCTCATACAGACACTTCAACGGTTCTTTAAATTGCTTCTTGATGGCTTAAAATGAGAAATATATCATGCATTAGCAGCCATCAAAGTACAAATTTTGGTGAGAGGAAGCTTATGTTAGAATAGCTTATATAATGTTTATCCAGTTGTCAAAAATGTTGTAGTGAATGTTGAAAATTATTTCTAGTACAAAAATATTGTTCGATATATCATGATATTGATCAATTCCCTAGGAATTCCATTGCTTCTATTGCTTTTTAGAGTACAAGCTGGATATTAATGTCAAGACAAGATCTATttccatttcttgtccttcgcATACAACCTGAACCTCTAATGGGGTGGtccaagagaaggaaaaacaacaaaaacagcCAAAAAAGGACAAGTTTTTACCTTACCATGTGTTCCACCACTGGTAGCTGGAAAACATAGAAACCCTGAAAGCAAATTGCACAAGTTGCATTATTTTAACCACGCCTGATAGAAGAACAATGTGGTATGGGCCGAGTAAGTACATGAATATATACAGAATAGGAAATATACACTTGAAGCCATTAATGcacattattttatatattgctCCTTTGTGGAAGCAAGAATGTCTGTAGATCTTCCAATACATTATTGTAgttttgttatttgttcttttaataataatataagtgtACTGATGTTACAGTGAGAGAACCCACTCACATGGGCACGTGACCAACGGTAAACTACAGTTAAAATTAGAGAAAGACAAATGAATTGAGCATTCTTGTCAATAGATCTATTATAATGTTCTTTAAAGTAAATATTACAACAAAGACACTTCATTTCATTACCAAGCTTTCCTAAAACCCTGTTAAACAGTTGTAAGCCTAATTATTTGGTCTCTTTTCTAACTTTTAGTGGATTCCATTTTCCACACAAGTTAATTTGAGTTCTTGGCATTGGATCACCCAAAATATTTCATTTGATTTAGTGCCATGGTTTATAGATCCCACACAACTTCCTCTAAATGACAAGagaaatattttataaacttttagaaTGACATGTTTTCTGTACGTGCTCCATGCAAAGAGTTacactttcaagaaggaaattgGTAATGTCAAAGGCTCAAAGCTATATCCATTATATTAAAGTTTAGGCATGACATGATAATCGCAATTAGAGATGGACAGAGCCcaaattaaatgaaaaatagCAAGTTTTACTTTGTTCTAATGCCAttatttaagttttaaattCGTTATAATAACagtgggaaaaaaaagaaattggtaGGTAGGGAGAATCTATGCCTCACCCGTTTACCGCCGAGTGTTTCGCATATAGGATTTTCTAATGTCATTATTTAAGTTCTAAATCCGTTAAGAAAAttctataaaaataatttagctCCTAGAACTTGACAGTAAAATTTCAATGGAGgcagggatctagtagctcagttggttggctacctgaatttttaccttgttggtgagggttcgaatcccaacATTATAATCCCCTCCCCCATTTGATAGGCAAAATTTGTCTTGTTACAAGTCCCGCTACTAATCTTGACGAATCGTTAGAATTTGGACACTGTTCCGACggatcatcataatttgcagcGTAGAAATTTCACCAATACGTTTTGCTTCCCAAATTAATCGAATCAACTCCAATTGACTCCAAATTTGATACCAACCTTCTTCCTAATGTTTGGATTCAACTCAAAGTCTCAAACCTTGAAAAATCGATAGACCACTTtgccttcttcaacatttttttaAGCTCAACATAATCCAATAATGATGCTTCTATTTTCTTCAATAAATCAATAATCATTCAATTTCAAccacaaataaaataatggaTCTTCAATTTTCAATAGCGTATATCTCAATGGGAAGAAAGAGGACAAGGAGGAGAACTGAAGCACGAGAAGAAGGAAGTTCTAGCAAGTGtctatatttgcactattttttatTAACAAGATAATAAAACAACTGCTTTACGGAGATGTATCTTTTTAGGCCACCATTTAAAttgtctttatttttaaaaattgtgcaAATATAGCTCTTGAAGAAATTAACCAATCAGACATTTTTTTACTCGAGTCTAATGTTTACTCACATATTGCTCTATCTTACATACAAAACATTAGGTGAATTAGACTTTCGTCTAATGTATGTAATAACTAATAACCTACAAAAAGTTAGACCCTGATCTAATGTTTTCTCATTAATTCTCAATTTTCTCAAAAGGGATCTTTAAACCGTGCCATTAAAttgtctttatttttaaaaattgtgcaAATATAGCTCTTGAAGAAATTAACCAATTAGACATTATTATACTAGTCTAATATTTACTCATATATTGCTCTACCTTACAGACAAAACATTAGATGAATCAGACTTTCGTCTAATGTATGTAATAACTTA contains these protein-coding regions:
- the LOC132067362 gene encoding uncharacterized protein LOC132067362, whose protein sequence is MVKFSTLILAVLLLSVIFCNVSATPSPTKIVNGVVSNAVTKLMKWVWSLKASSKTVISGRPMMKFESGYSVETVFDGSKLGIEPYSVEIMSSGELLILDSANSNLYKISSSLSQYTRPRLVAGSADGYSGHVDGKLREARMNHPKGLTLDDRGNIYIADTENMVIRKISDAGITTIAGGKWSRGGGHVDGPSEDAKFSNDFDVVYMGSSCSLLVIDRGNKAIREIQLHFEDCAYQYDSGFPLGIAVLLAAGFFGYMLALLQRRVGTMVSPEEDQNTSIFTEEYQKPMKLSVRPPLIPTEGEEEKQEESMSGSLGKLITRTGASVSEILGGVFPMFKRLPLNHQYQQQQLQQQLQQQQYQQYPWPVQDSFVIPKEDEPPSIDPRTPTPRKTYAFMSKDSEKMQQLKQSRAIYGGGWNPDFQQQHQQQTQKHLNHHQYHSSGPQTFYEQSSDNTKEVVFGAVQEQGQRETVIKPLDHANPVYDRHNVRSRFNSAGYSQGY